From one Clostridium cylindrosporum DSM 605 genomic stretch:
- a CDS encoding cache domain-containing protein yields the protein MQKNMFECLLNDFKYDLIQFSTDNDIISMDKSKISKRIDFIKYYKSDYKDIIVINNKKEILNGYVGDVKEYMYSEHVLEALKGKPSISDAISIEGKWYVDFVSPIINGEKQIGIISLRISLEEISDHLRFENQDGSMEVYIVDKEGYYLTSGKGNMRKIGENNINISELKTNIDYAPRTHYRNYDGDNVYGSYYNLSFGEWTLVVESLQDRKSLNMITVISMVIGVFVQFLMNKILNMSHRFWERYDKYLLK from the coding sequence ATGCAAAAAAATATGTTTGAGTGTTTACTAAATGATTTTAAATATGATCTAATACAATTTAGTACGGATAATGATATCATATCAATGGATAAGTCTAAAATATCAAAGAGAATAGATTTTATAAAATACTATAAAAGTGATTATAAGGATATTATAGTAATCAATAATAAAAAAGAAATTCTAAACGGATATGTAGGTGATGTTAAGGAATATATGTATAGTGAACATGTTCTAGAGGCATTAAAGGGGAAACCAAGCATATCAGATGCGATTAGTATTGAAGGAAAATGGTATGTAGACTTTGTAAGTCCTATTATTAATGGTGAAAAACAAATAGGAATAATATCACTTAGGATATCTTTAGAGGAAATATCAGATCATCTAAGATTTGAAAATCAAGATGGAAGTATGGAAGTTTATATAGTAGATAAAGAGGGCTATTATCTAACATCTGGCAAAGGTAATATGCGAAAAATTGGAGAGAATAATATAAATATTAGTGAATTAAAAACCAATATAGACTATGCTCCTAGGACACACTATAGGAATTATGATGGTGATAATGTATATGGAAGTTATTATAACTTATCATTTGGAGAGTGGACCTTAGTTGTTGAAAGTCTTCAAGATAGGAAAAGTCTTAATATGATAACAGTAATTAGCATGGTTATTGGAGTTTTTGTTCAGTTTTTAATGAATAAGATATTAAATATGTCCCATAGGTTCTGGGAACGTTATGATAAATATTTATTAAAGTAG
- a CDS encoding cache domain-containing protein: protein MLRINISKHMKKILLTTIVSILVSISSYLVMYFTTLNQYEKEISNKLYLIGKEQRDSIERLINEVKDEISFISNLSGIQEMNSEEIVRISSYLMATKDRYKNLVIMNKKGNVVYGYIEKPELIYESSSFEKAIATKNIVSNVKKASKEYNIEVFCPIYSRNNSPVGMIFVNMTMNEAVKILSSIKSDEGTESYIVNKEGVMLTESKSIPDAIGKVKVNLNALKLSVDYSETNTYEDYSGTRVFGRYFPIEGTELTLIIENDYIYSQMKQEKSKIIGQITVGLQGVFVFFIQVYCRKKFKLDEFEEDVFKASEEGDRG from the coding sequence ATGCTAAGGATTAATATATCTAAGCACATGAAAAAGATACTACTAACAACAATAGTATCTATTTTAGTATCAATATCTTCTTATTTAGTAATGTATTTTACAACACTTAACCAATATGAAAAGGAAATATCAAATAAATTATATTTGATTGGTAAAGAGCAAAGAGATTCAATAGAGAGGCTTATAAATGAAGTTAAAGATGAAATAAGTTTTATTAGTAATTTAAGTGGTATACAGGAAATGAATAGTGAAGAAATAGTAAGAATATCAAGTTACCTTATGGCAACTAAGGATAGATATAAGAATCTAGTGATAATGAATAAAAAGGGAAATGTAGTTTATGGTTATATAGAAAAACCTGAGTTAATCTATGAAAGTTCATCCTTCGAAAAAGCAATAGCAACCAAAAACATTGTTTCTAATGTAAAAAAGGCTTCTAAGGAATATAATATTGAAGTATTTTGTCCAATTTATAGTAGAAATAATTCTCCTGTTGGAATGATATTTGTTAATATGACAATGAATGAAGCAGTAAAAATTCTTAGTAGTATAAAAAGTGATGAAGGAACTGAAAGTTATATCGTTAATAAAGAAGGGGTAATGCTTACAGAGTCAAAGTCTATTCCTGATGCTATAGGAAAAGTTAAGGTTAACTTAAATGCTTTAAAGTTAAGTGTTGATTATTCAGAAACAAACACATATGAAGATTATAGCGGTACTAGAGTATTTGGTAGATATTTTCCTATTGAAGGAACTGAATTAACCTTAATTATAGAGAATGATTATATATATAGTCAAATGAAGCAAGAAAAAAGTAAGATTATAGGGCAAATAACCGTTGGACTTCAAGGAGTTTTCGTATTTTTTATTCAAGTGTATTGTAGAAAAAAATTTAAATTAGATGAATTTGAAGAAGATGTTTTTAAAGCTTCTGAGGAAGGGGATAGGGGGTAG
- a CDS encoding dicarboxylate/amino acid:cation symporter produces the protein MKKFGLLPRIILSIILGLIIGSVSPRWVIGILSTFNGLFTTFLSFIIPLLIIALVAPGIGELGKGAGRLLGITAGIAYISTIFAGTLAYTAGRFVFPKILTQSATLTALTSPKGALVKPYFTIGIPPIMDVMAALVLAFILGLGIASSKEDVLLRGLKEFSSIIVKVIAKIIVPLLPIYILGIFANMTFAGQIVSIITMFAKVIIMVISLQFLLIAIQYTIASIVSKKNPFRLLRNMLPAYVTAIGTQSSAATIPVVLERTKKNGVKNRIADFVIPLCATVHLAGSTVNLTTCSMAVVVMSGGDISIGRFFPFILMLGVTMVAAPGVPGGAVMAAIGLLKSILLLPENIISIIVALHLAQDSFGTACNVTGDGAIAVIVDKISEKVTT, from the coding sequence ATGAAGAAATTTGGACTATTACCTAGAATTATATTATCAATTATATTAGGTTTAATTATTGGTAGCGTATCACCTAGGTGGGTTATAGGGATATTATCTACATTTAATGGATTATTTACGACTTTTCTAAGCTTCATAATACCACTACTAATTATTGCACTAGTAGCCCCAGGTATAGGGGAACTTGGAAAGGGAGCAGGAAGACTTCTTGGAATAACTGCAGGAATAGCATATATATCTACTATTTTTGCTGGAACACTTGCTTATACTGCAGGGCGGTTTGTTTTTCCAAAAATATTAACACAAAGTGCAACATTAACAGCCTTAACCAGTCCAAAGGGCGCCTTGGTAAAGCCTTACTTTACTATTGGTATTCCTCCTATTATGGATGTTATGGCAGCACTTGTTTTGGCGTTTATTCTAGGTCTTGGAATAGCATCAAGTAAGGAAGATGTTCTTTTAAGGGGATTGAAGGAATTCTCTAGTATTATAGTTAAGGTTATAGCAAAGATTATAGTTCCACTTTTACCTATTTACATATTAGGTATATTTGCGAATATGACATTTGCAGGGCAAATAGTAAGTATAATTACTATGTTTGCTAAGGTTATTATAATGGTTATAAGCCTACAATTCTTGCTAATTGCAATTCAGTATACAATAGCAAGTATAGTGTCAAAGAAGAATCCTTTTAGACTTCTTAGGAATATGCTTCCTGCATATGTAACTGCAATTGGTACTCAATCCTCAGCGGCAACTATTCCAGTTGTCCTTGAGAGAACTAAGAAAAATGGAGTAAAGAATAGAATAGCTGATTTTGTGATTCCATTATGTGCAACTGTACACCTTGCAGGAAGTACAGTAAACCTTACTACATGTTCAATGGCTGTTGTAGTTATGAGTGGAGGAGATATATCTATCGGAAGGTTTTTCCCATTTATTTTAATGCTTGGAGTTACAATGGTAGCAGCACCTGGAGTTCCAGGTGGAGCTGTTATGGCTGCTATAGGACTTTTGAAGAGCATATTACTTTTACCTGAGAATATAATATCAATAATTGTTGCTCTTCATTTAGCACAGGATAGTTTTGGTACTGCTTGCAATGTTACAGGTGATGGAGCTATAGCGGTTATTGTTGATAAAATATCAGAAAAAGTTACAACATAA
- a CDS encoding tRNA 2-thiocytidine biosynthesis TtcA family protein: protein MSGIAGEGCEVLIPFNERRPLEEIERSIIKKYRKNIWSKFIKAINDYKLVEEGDKIAVAISGGKDSMLMAKLFQELQRHGKFKFELEYIVMDPGYHPDVKKLMEDNCSYLNIPIKIYDSGIFEVIDKIAKDYPCYMCARMRRGALYSRAKELGCNKLALGHHFNDVIETTMLNVLYTGNFKTMMPKLHANNFEGIQLIRPMYYIEETHIQRFTQSSGIFPLNCACMVAAKKIGNKRYEIKDMIAKLKENFKDVDKSIFKAAENVNMNSILGWEKDGEKYSFLDVYED, encoded by the coding sequence ATGTCAGGTATAGCAGGAGAAGGATGCGAGGTTCTAATTCCTTTTAATGAGAGAAGACCACTTGAGGAAATTGAAAGAAGTATAATAAAGAAATATAGAAAAAATATCTGGTCAAAGTTTATTAAGGCCATTAATGATTATAAGCTTGTAGAAGAAGGAGATAAAATAGCAGTTGCTATCTCTGGAGGAAAGGATAGTATGCTAATGGCAAAGCTATTCCAAGAACTTCAAAGACATGGTAAGTTTAAGTTTGAACTTGAATATATAGTAATGGACCCAGGATATCATCCAGATGTAAAAAAGCTTATGGAGGATAACTGTAGTTACTTAAATATTCCTATAAAGATTTATGATTCGGGAATCTTTGAGGTTATAGATAAAATAGCTAAGGACTATCCATGCTACATGTGTGCAAGAATGAGAAGAGGAGCACTTTATAGTAGGGCCAAAGAACTTGGGTGTAACAAACTTGCACTAGGGCATCACTTTAATGATGTTATAGAAACAACAATGCTAAATGTTTTATATACAGGAAACTTCAAAACAATGATGCCAAAGCTTCATGCAAATAACTTTGAAGGAATACAGCTTATAAGACCTATGTATTATATTGAGGAAACTCATATACAAAGATTTACCCAAAGTAGTGGTATATTCCCTCTTAACTGCGCTTGTATGGTAGCAGCTAAGAAGATCGGAAATAAGAGATATGAGATAAAGGATATGATAGCAAAGCTTAAAGAAAACTTTAAGGATGTTGATAAATCAATATTTAAAGCAGCAGAAAATGTAAATATGAATTCAATTCTAGGTTGGGAAAAAGACGGAGAAAAGTACTCATTCCTAGATGTTTATGAGGACTAG
- the ybaK gene encoding Cys-tRNA(Pro) deacylase, whose translation MAKIQKTNAMRILDKEKIEYITKVYDTSDGKIDGVSVAKKVGRAENEIFKTIVTIGATKELYVFIIPVDKEIDLKKAAKVAGEKKIDMLPLNDLLKYTGYIRGGCSPIGMKKLYKTFIQENAMNLETMVFSGGKVGLQIELKPDDLKKAISAEFACVIKE comes from the coding sequence ATGGCTAAAATACAAAAAACAAATGCAATGAGGATATTAGATAAGGAAAAAATAGAGTATATTACAAAGGTTTATGATACAAGCGATGGGAAAATAGACGGTGTATCAGTAGCTAAGAAGGTTGGACGAGCTGAAAATGAAATATTTAAAACCATAGTTACAATAGGTGCTACTAAAGAATTATATGTATTTATAATTCCAGTAGATAAGGAAATAGATCTTAAAAAGGCAGCTAAAGTAGCCGGGGAAAAGAAAATAGACATGTTACCACTAAATGACCTTCTAAAATATACAGGATATATTAGAGGAGGGTGCTCACCAATTGGAATGAAAAAACTATATAAAACGTTTATTCAAGAGAATGCAATGAATCTTGAAACTATGGTTTTTAGTGGTGGAAAAGTAGGTCTGCAAATAGAATTAAAACCAGATGACTTAAAGAAAGCAATTAGTGCAGAGTTTGCATGTGTTATAAAGGAATAA
- a CDS encoding DMT family transporter, whose protein sequence is MTDRNKGILAIIISALGFAIMSAFVKLSGDIPTMQKALFRNAVSVIIAFGLVKYYGSSLFGKRESQKYLILRSTLGLLGVILYFYAIDGLVLSDAEMLNKLSPFFVIVFCAIFLREKIKPMQGIALAIAFIGCLFIIKPQLSLSIIPYMIGFLSSIFAAGAYTVVRVLKDKEEYYTVVFYFSFFSTVALLPFVVFNYSPMSTTQIIYLTLAGVFACIGQFGITLAYKFAPAKEISIFNYFTVVFSGIFSVILFDQIPDYLSIIGYIIIFASSLYMYIYNNKYEVS, encoded by the coding sequence ATGACAGATAGAAATAAGGGGATATTAGCAATAATAATATCAGCGTTAGGTTTTGCTATAATGTCCGCCTTCGTTAAGTTGTCTGGAGATATTCCGACAATGCAAAAGGCTCTTTTTAGAAATGCAGTGTCAGTAATTATAGCATTTGGACTTGTAAAATATTATGGTTCAAGTCTCTTTGGTAAAAGGGAGAGTCAGAAGTACCTTATATTAAGGTCTACACTTGGGCTTTTAGGAGTAATATTATACTTCTATGCTATAGATGGCTTGGTTTTATCAGATGCAGAAATGCTAAATAAATTAAGTCCATTTTTTGTTATAGTTTTTTGTGCAATTTTTCTAAGGGAAAAAATAAAGCCTATGCAAGGTATAGCACTGGCAATAGCATTTATAGGATGTTTATTCATAATCAAGCCTCAGCTTTCACTAAGTATTATTCCTTATATGATAGGATTTTTGTCGTCAATTTTTGCTGCTGGTGCATATACTGTAGTTAGAGTTTTGAAGGACAAGGAGGAATATTATACTGTTGTATTTTACTTTTCTTTCTTCTCTACAGTGGCACTGCTTCCATTTGTAGTGTTTAATTATAGTCCAATGTCTACTACTCAGATAATATACTTAACACTTGCTGGCGTGTTTGCATGTATTGGTCAGTTTGGAATTACACTTGCATATAAGTTTGCCCCTGCTAAGGAGATATCTATATTTAATTATTTCACTGTAGTTTTCTCAGGTATATTTAGTGTAATTTTATTTGATCAAATTCCAGACTATTTGAGTATTATAGGATATATAATTATTTTTGCTTCATCCTTATATATGTACATTTATAATAATAAATATGAGGTAAGTTAA
- a CDS encoding NAD(P)H-dependent flavin oxidoreductase codes for MEFKPLKIGNLEASIPIIQGGMGVGVSLSKLAGAVAACGGIGTISAAHPGYDEPDFEQNPLEANLRALKRHVKEALKKAKNGLVAVNIMAAGNDYDELVKASTDAGANLIISGAGLPMSLPALCKGTATKIAPIVSSSKVSSLILKMWDKRHGTTADAVVFEGPDAGGHLGFKLDQIDSARENFYDEIVKILETIKPYEEKYEKSIPLIVAGGIFTGEDIAKVMKLGASGVQMGTRFVATHECDAHENFKMAYVNATKEDVGLVKSPVGLPGRGIRNRFAVEIETERKPVKKCYKCLQMCNPAEIPYCISGSLLSSVRGETKDALVFCGSNAYKIDKIVSVKELMDELVEGIKKA; via the coding sequence ATGGAATTTAAACCATTAAAAATTGGAAACCTAGAGGCTTCTATTCCTATAATTCAAGGGGGAATGGGTGTAGGAGTATCTTTATCTAAATTAGCAGGTGCTGTTGCTGCCTGTGGAGGCATAGGAACTATTTCCGCTGCCCACCCGGGGTATGATGAACCTGACTTTGAACAAAATCCATTAGAGGCTAATCTAAGAGCCCTTAAGAGACACGTTAAAGAAGCTCTTAAGAAGGCTAAGAATGGTTTAGTCGCTGTTAATATTATGGCTGCTGGTAACGATTACGATGAGCTAGTAAAGGCCTCAACTGACGCTGGAGCTAATCTTATTATATCTGGTGCAGGACTTCCTATGTCCCTTCCTGCCCTATGTAAAGGAACTGCTACTAAAATAGCACCTATTGTATCATCATCAAAGGTAAGTTCTCTTATTCTTAAGATGTGGGACAAAAGACATGGTACTACAGCAGATGCAGTTGTATTCGAAGGTCCAGATGCTGGTGGTCATCTTGGATTCAAGCTTGATCAAATAGATTCTGCTAGAGAAAATTTCTATGATGAAATAGTTAAAATATTAGAAACTATAAAACCTTATGAGGAAAAGTATGAGAAAAGCATTCCACTTATAGTAGCAGGTGGAATATTTACAGGTGAAGACATTGCAAAGGTTATGAAACTTGGTGCAAGTGGTGTTCAAATGGGTACAAGATTTGTTGCAACTCATGAATGTGACGCCCACGAAAACTTTAAAATGGCATATGTAAATGCTACAAAGGAAGATGTTGGTCTTGTAAAGAGCCCAGTTGGACTTCCTGGCCGTGGAATAAGAAATAGATTTGCAGTAGAAATAGAAACTGAAAGAAAACCTGTAAAGAAATGTTACAAGTGTCTACAGATGTGCAACCCTGCTGAAATTCCTTATTGTATTTCAGGTTCACTATTATCCTCAGTAAGAGGAGAAACTAAGGATGCTCTTGTATTCTGTGGTTCTAACGCATATAAAATAGATAAAATAGTTTCTGTTAAAGAGCTTATGGACGAGCTTGTTGAAGGAATTAAAAAGGCTTAA
- a CDS encoding spore coat protein yields the protein MQINLSQKERMLLEDQKSHEELCIEKYTKYANQTQCSQLKQIFTSNAQSERTHLDSINQLLNGTVPQMNQQQSQQGSSQSMGSQSSQSSSQSMGSQASSSMSSSQSGGVNLSDKDMCTDLLMTEKYVSGTYNTSIFEFRDTSVRDVLNHIQKEEQKHGEAIFQYMESKGMYNVQ from the coding sequence ATGCAAATTAATTTATCACAAAAAGAAAGAATGTTACTAGAAGACCAAAAGAGTCATGAAGAACTTTGTATAGAAAAGTATACAAAGTATGCAAATCAAACACAATGTAGCCAATTAAAGCAAATATTTACGTCAAATGCACAATCAGAAAGAACACATCTTGATAGCATTAATCAATTACTAAATGGAACAGTTCCTCAAATGAACCAACAACAAAGCCAACAAGGCTCAAGCCAATCAATGGGAAGTCAAAGCTCACAAAGTTCAAGCCAAAGTATGGGAAGCCAAGCTTCAAGTAGTATGAGTAGTTCACAATCAGGTGGAGTTAATTTATCTGATAAAGATATGTGTACAGATTTACTAATGACTGAAAAGTATGTTTCAGGAACTTACAATACTTCAATTTTTGAATTTAGAGATACTAGCGTTCGTGACGTATTAAATCATATTCAAAAGGAAGAACAAAAGCACGGAGAAGCTATATTTCAGTATATGGAAAGCAAAGGAATGTATAACGTTCAATAA
- a CDS encoding amino acid permease, whose product MKSLFRKKDVASILENNKKASLNRTLGAFDVTLMSIGAVIGTGVMVLTGLVAARDAGPAVVLSFIASAIVCIMVALCYAEFASSVPTSGSAYSYIYVSMGELVAHLVGWSLIIAYTVSTATVAGGWSSYFNTLLHEFGIILPKSLITIPSQGGIVNLPAIIIVLFVTFLLYRGTKESKKVNNFMVIVKLAVIILFVGVGAFHMDTTNLTPFMPYGWSGVFAGAASVFFAFTGFDAVSTSAEEVKNPQKNLPIGIITSLLVCTAIYVVVCLVLTSVANYTQLNVADAMAFALQSVGQGWAASLLSVGAVIGITAVMLAYSFGGSRILYSMSRDGLLPKKFSVLGEKSHAPSAATVVIGLAAALMAGVVDLKQLADLANITLIAAFLLVAISVIIFRRTHPEVERGFRAPFVPALPILTACFCLFLMFNLSKETWLYFGIWIALGLIIYFAYSRKHSTLNQDESKNISA is encoded by the coding sequence ATGAAGTCGTTATTCAGAAAAAAAGACGTAGCGTCAATTCTTGAGAATAACAAAAAAGCATCATTAAATAGAACACTAGGTGCTTTTGATGTTACCCTAATGAGTATCGGTGCTGTTATCGGTACTGGTGTTATGGTTCTTACAGGACTTGTTGCTGCGAGAGATGCAGGACCTGCTGTTGTTTTATCATTTATAGCTTCTGCTATTGTTTGTATAATGGTTGCACTTTGTTATGCAGAGTTTGCATCATCAGTACCAACATCAGGTAGTGCATACTCTTATATTTATGTTTCCATGGGGGAACTTGTTGCTCATTTAGTTGGATGGTCACTAATCATTGCTTATACAGTAAGTACTGCAACTGTTGCAGGTGGATGGTCATCATATTTTAATACTTTATTACATGAATTTGGTATTATACTTCCAAAGAGTTTGATTACAATACCTAGTCAAGGTGGAATTGTAAATCTTCCAGCTATAATTATAGTACTATTTGTAACTTTCCTATTATATAGAGGAACTAAGGAAAGCAAGAAAGTTAATAACTTCATGGTTATAGTTAAACTTGCAGTTATTATATTATTCGTAGGGGTTGGAGCATTCCACATGGATACTACTAACCTTACACCTTTCATGCCATATGGTTGGAGTGGTGTATTTGCAGGTGCAGCTTCTGTATTCTTTGCATTTACAGGATTTGACGCTGTTTCAACATCAGCTGAAGAAGTTAAGAACCCACAAAAGAACCTACCAATTGGTATAATTACTTCACTTTTAGTTTGTACAGCTATATACGTTGTTGTTTGTCTAGTATTAACTTCTGTAGCTAACTACACTCAACTAAATGTTGCTGATGCTATGGCCTTTGCTCTACAAAGCGTAGGACAAGGATGGGCTGCTTCACTTCTATCAGTTGGTGCTGTTATCGGAATTACAGCTGTTATGCTTGCATATAGCTTCGGTGGTTCAAGAATACTTTATTCAATGAGCCGTGATGGACTACTTCCTAAGAAGTTCTCAGTACTAGGTGAAAAGAGTCATGCACCTTCTGCTGCAACAGTAGTTATCGGACTTGCTGCTGCTCTTATGGCTGGTGTGGTAGACCTTAAGCAACTAGCAGACCTTGCTAATATTACTCTTATAGCAGCATTCTTACTTGTAGCTATTTCAGTAATAATATTCAGAAGAACTCATCCAGAAGTTGAAAGAGGATTCAGAGCACCTTTCGTGCCAGCTCTTCCAATACTAACAGCTTGTTTCTGTTTATTCCTAATGTTTAACCTATCAAAGGAAACTTGGTTATACTTCGGAATATGGATTGCTCTTGGACTAATAATTTACTTCGCTTACTCACGTAAACATAGTACACTTAACCAAGATGAATCAAAGAATATAAGTGCTTAA
- a CDS encoding universal stress protein: MTVKRVLVPIDKSEKTLKSIEQLKLLFRKEEVQVVLLHVIDDFNVAAVDYVSAEFMDAVTTLSNSLLDRAEGLLPGYTVEKISILGSASKEIFNTSSEKNIDLIIMTKTGSGLVDKYILGSVTSKIVKKADIPVMVIP, from the coding sequence ATGACAGTTAAAAGAGTTCTTGTTCCAATAGACAAATCTGAAAAAACACTTAAATCAATTGAGCAGTTAAAACTTCTTTTCAGAAAGGAAGAGGTTCAAGTTGTTTTATTACATGTAATTGATGACTTTAACGTAGCAGCTGTAGACTATGTAAGTGCAGAGTTTATGGATGCAGTAACAACTTTAAGTAATTCATTACTTGATAGAGCTGAAGGTCTACTTCCAGGCTATACTGTTGAAAAGATTTCTATCCTTGGATCAGCTTCTAAGGAAATCTTTAATACCTCAAGCGAGAAGAATATAGACCTTATTATAATGACAAAAACAGGTTCAGGACTAGTTGATAAGTATATTCTTGGTTCTGTTACTTCTAAGATAGTTAAAAAAGCAGATATACCTGTAATGGTAATTCCATAG
- a CDS encoding 50S ribosomal protein L11 methyltransferase yields the protein MYKISFKYDLSKVDEGIEKLNIEEIYNVFYTPPFEVITTDYGYEYEEISNNEKIDVNVVIEEDDDDELLRVTEIIKRVLGFTDDELNVERIENNFEYNFEGIDLGNGWILCDPSYETDLRRINFVPQGAFGTGEHETTQVCLRWILDKNLNGKKVIDIGTGSGVLSIAAGIKGAESITALDIRDIKEEVDFNASLNGVSNINVIVGNVLEDNTLIDDTFDLTIINIGGEETEMFMEFIDKVTNKDGELIVSGLFIRSFEKVIEIVEKFGFILTKGIKGEEWCTAVFKR from the coding sequence ATGTATAAAATAAGTTTTAAATATGATTTAAGTAAAGTTGATGAAGGAATAGAAAAGTTAAATATTGAAGAAATTTATAATGTGTTTTATACTCCACCCTTTGAGGTTATTACTACAGATTATGGGTATGAATATGAAGAAATTAGTAATAACGAAAAAATAGATGTTAATGTTGTTATTGAAGAAGATGATGATGATGAGCTATTAAGAGTAACTGAAATCATAAAAAGAGTTTTAGGCTTTACTGATGATGAACTAAATGTAGAGAGAATAGAGAATAACTTCGAATATAACTTTGAAGGGATAGATTTAGGTAATGGCTGGATTCTATGTGATCCATCATATGAAACAGATCTTAGAAGGATAAATTTTGTTCCTCAAGGGGCATTTGGGACAGGTGAACATGAAACAACACAGGTTTGTTTAAGATGGATATTAGATAAGAATCTTAATGGTAAAAAGGTAATAGATATAGGAACAGGTTCAGGTGTACTTTCAATTGCAGCAGGAATTAAAGGAGCAGAAAGTATTACAGCTCTTGATATTAGAGATATTAAAGAGGAAGTGGATTTTAATGCCTCACTTAACGGAGTTAGTAATATAAATGTTATTGTAGGAAATGTTTTAGAGGATAATACACTTATAGATGATACCTTTGACTTAACAATCATAAATATAGGTGGAGAAGAAACTGAAATGTTTATGGAGTTTATAGATAAGGTTACTAATAAGGATGGAGAGTTGATTGTATCAGGACTTTTTATAAGAAGTTTTGAAAAGGTTATAGAAATAGTAGAGAAGTTCGGATTTATATTAACCAAAGGTATAAAGGGAGAAGAGTGGTGTACTGCAGTTTTTAAAAGGTAA
- a CDS encoding lysophospholipid acyltransferase family protein codes for MFRSILWYSNFALSLVGTIPSMLKVKKYDKNNKTEDDKKKREDFVYDFVTNWAKNRLKSAGATIKVYGEDNIPEGESVLFMSNHQSNFDIPLLLGFINTHKGFVAKLELGQIPILNKWMENIDCVFMDRSSIRKSAEAIAETTKLLKRGRSMVIFPEGTRSCCNTMGEFKAGSFKLATKSKVKIVPITINGSYKLMEANGNKIKPSEVEMYIHTPIETKGLTKEEEDMLPDKVKAIIASKLN; via the coding sequence ATGTTTAGATCTATTCTTTGGTATTCTAATTTTGCATTAAGTTTAGTAGGTACTATTCCATCTATGCTAAAGGTAAAAAAATACGATAAAAATAATAAAACTGAAGATGATAAGAAAAAAAGAGAAGATTTTGTTTATGATTTTGTTACTAACTGGGCTAAAAATAGGCTTAAATCCGCTGGAGCAACTATTAAAGTATATGGTGAGGACAATATTCCTGAAGGTGAATCTGTTCTATTTATGAGCAATCATCAAAGTAACTTTGATATTCCATTACTTCTAGGATTTATAAATACACATAAAGGATTTGTTGCCAAGCTAGAACTTGGACAAATTCCGATTTTAAATAAGTGGATGGAGAATATCGACTGTGTATTTATGGATAGAAGTAGTATTAGAAAATCAGCTGAGGCTATAGCTGAAACTACTAAACTTCTTAAAAGGGGACGATCAATGGTAATATTCCCTGAAGGAACTAGAAGCTGCTGTAATACTATGGGGGAATTTAAAGCCGGGAGCTTTAAGCTAGCTACAAAGTCTAAGGTGAAAATTGTTCCTATTACTATTAATGGCTCATACAAATTAATGGAGGCTAATGGTAATAAAATAAAGCCTTCCGAGGTTGAAATGTACATACATACACCTATTGAAACAAAGGGCTTAACTAAGGAAGAAGAGGATATGCTTCCTGATAAAGTCAAAGCTATTATCGCTAGCAAATTAAATTAA